The segment CTACTCAGAAATGCTCTTCATCAAATAAATAAGCCCCTTACCGGCCTCCATAAAAATGAAGCCCTGCTTGAAAAAGCAGGGCTTCATGCGTTTTATACCTACGGAAAGAGTTGTTCATGAAAAACAACTCTTTTTTCTTGGAGTAATGTAAAAAAATATATATGTATGATTTATATCTTTATCCCAAATATAATTTAATCGGAGGATCATATGCTAAAAAAAACAATACTGACTTTTACTCTTATCCTTGCATTCGCTTCAATGGTAAGTGCAACCGCCCCCTTAACTTCAAATGAAATTGAGAGAGTCATAGCCACAATGGAAAAACTGGAACCTTATATGGATCAGATGGAAACAGAAATGGAGGAAGCTGGAAGTCACAATACAGACGTATTTGACCCGGACATGATGAAAAAAGAATGCGCGCTTATATATGAGTATAGTGCACAGGCTAAAAAAATCATTAAGGACAACGGCTTTTCCGCTCAAACATGGCCGGAAACATCAGGTAGAGTATTAAAAGCTTTTGTCTCAATCGCCATGGAACAGGAACAATCAGCCGGAATGGTAGAAATGCAGGCAGCAATGGCCCAAATGGATGCTGACCCAAACATGCCTCCTGAACAGAAAAAAATGATGAAAGAACAAATGAACTCAATGATGCAAACAGCTAAAGCGATGATGCAGGCTCCAAAAGCAGATATTGATGCAGTTAGACCATACTTTGAAAAACTTACCGTAGCAGTTGATTAATTTTTCAAATAAAAAAAGAGGAAGTTGCAGTGTAACTTCCTCTTTTTTATTCTCACATATAAATCAGATATTAATCTTTATTTTCTTTAATTTCCTTAACATCTTCGCGTTTTAAAATCACTTTATCCCCGTCTAAATCTTTTAACTCATAACTTTTAGACTTATCAGAATAGCTTGGTTCACCAACGGATACAATTGTAGAACCGTCAGTTTTTGTAACAGTGTAATGGGTCGAGCCACATCCTGAAAAAGCAAATAAAGCTATACAAACAAGAAGAACTCCAAGAATTTTTTTCATAATTAAACTCCTAATAATAATTTTCAAAATTTGTATAAAAGAACTGTACTGATATATTTATGCCATACTTTGCAACACAGATGCAATCTTTAATGATTTTTCTGTAAAGTCTCTTTCCAGTCTCTTAATGTCATGCTTTATAATTTTTAAAGCGTCCGCAGTTGAATACTTTGATTCAAGCTTAAGCATATTACCTGCTCCGCTACCTTTTGCCGCGGAACTTAAAGCAATAGCTGAGCCGGATTTGCGCTTATGCAAAACCTTCAAACTTCCTTGATAAACCGCAGACTTACCTGAAACAGCCAGCATTAAATCATGATCAACATCATCATACTGAGTCGGTGAATATCTAAGATCAAAATCACCGATTTCATCTAGAACAGACTGTCTGAACAAATGAAAACATCCAGTCACCGACACGCACGGCCTACAAAAATCAAACTGACCGTAATCCAGATCCTGATTGTGCGGGTCCAGATAAGAAAATTCAAATCCGCGCATACTGTCTTTAAAGTCGCGGGGAGTTTCTCTTAAATGTAAATCAGCGTGCTGAATAACTTCTTCCTGTCCGTCATTTACAACCTTGCATCCCCATACTCCAGCATCAGGATATGAGGCTACCGCCCTGCTGAAATGAGCCTGCCAATCTTCCGGAATAAGTGCGTCATCATCAAGGTAGGCGACATAATCAAACCCTTTAATCTCATCCAAATTCTTAAGCCAGTTCCGTGCAGCGGGAGCGCCTATATTCACAGGCAGATTGATAACAGTTAAACTCTCTCCGAGCTTTTCTTTCCAATGCTCTAGAACTTGTTTTGTATCATCCTTACTACCATTATTAAGAGCAAAAACATGTACGTTTTCAAGAAGTGAATTCGCTAAACTCTCCATCGTTGCATTAAAGTCCTTTGCCTTCTCATAAGTGTAGAGGCAGACCGCGACTTTACCATCGAGAAACTTCTTTCCGGTACTTTCAAAAATTTTATCATAAACCTTGAACCATGTATTTACCTGCCACGGGCGAGCTGTCATCCGGTCCCGCCACAATATCATAGCTTCTTCTCTGCGGCCCATGCGATCAAGTACTTCTGCCAGCCGTAAAAGGCTTTCACCGAAAATAAGAGTATCTTCAGAGACATCGGCATAAATGTTTTCGGCAAGTTCATAGTCGCCCGAACAGAAAGCGACATCACCTGAATACTTATTTTGAATGATTTTCATTGCTGAAGGCCAGCCCCGGGAAACAGCATCTTGCGCCAAGTCATAACGGCCCATAAAAAAAGATAGATCAAGAAAATGAGATAACCAAAAGATATTCTCAGGTTCACGAACAGTCTGACTTCCTAGATATTCAAGAAGCTTTTCTTTGTCGTCTTTAGCAATAAGACGCTGCAAAAAACTTATATTTTCTGGCACACTATTATTTGATGAAACAAAAGAAAGCGTTTCAACAAGCTGAACAGGTAAAAAATTAAGCTGCTGATTAATTGCAAGAAGATTAGTTGCAAGTTGCCCGTCAAGCGGACTGGATTCCCACGCTGTTAAAAGTAGATCCACGCCGAGATCTATTAAGGACGCGTTCTCTTTACCGTTTTCAGCGGAATTTAAAATTCTGCTGGCGGTATCCATCAAATGTGGTTTTCCATGTCCGGAAACCAAAAGCCTATACCGAGATTCTGTGTCTAAAAAATCCCAAAAAGATCCTGTCATAAATATCCTTACCCGAAGGTTTTCCTCATTTTATCCAAAAGACTTAACAGCCTGTGCTCATAAGTATGTTCGGATAATATCCTTTTTCGAGCGGCAGCACTAACTTTCTCTCTCATTTTTTTATCACCGAGACATCTTTCCATTATCTGAGGTATTTCTTTAACATTACTATAGGAAATAATCTCGCTATCAGGTTCAAAAAGATTCTCCATTTGCTCGCGATAATCAGTCAAAATAAACCCGCCACACGCAGGAACATCAAAAATACGCTGATTCACCGCACCTTTCATCTGCCTGCTGGTGCAGTTAAAACTGACATCGGACATAGGATAAAAAGCTGGAAGATCAGCATAATAGTCCAAAGAAGGAAGATAACGCCAACCATTTTTATCAAGTAAGACATGCCACCCCGAATCCCCGACAATCAGTGGATTAAAATCAAGAATAGCTTCAATGCAGGAAAGACGATATTGACGGGTCGCCTCCCATGTTATCAAAGCTTCAAACGAAAGTTTTTGTTCATCGGCCGGAAATTCTTCGACAATTTCTAACAATTCAGGATATCTTTTTTTTAAGTACTTTTCAACGGAGAGATCGTCAGCATTGCCGAATTCAGCCGCTAACTGTGGATATCTATCTCTAAGATTCGTAGGCAGATTTGCATCTGCAAGCGAACTTGAAACCGCATCAATCATGGAATTACCCACAAATGAAACTTTCGAACGCCAAAGGTCTTTACCGGCTTTTCCTGCTTTAAATCTGCAAGGATCTGTCGCAAGCGGTAAATAGAAAACATTATCAAAACCCTTGTCCCGCATTACCGACAAGTTACCCGCATCATAAGTAAATATCGAAGTAAGCTCAGATGAAACATTTTCGTAGCGATAAAGCACTAAATGAGGATTATCCACAAACCATGAAGCTAAGGGCAGTTTCAACTTTAAAAGCAGGTCAGTCAGCTTCCCTTCTCTGTCCACCCCGAAATGATTAACGGTGAGTGCAAAATCAGGCTTAAACTCAACAACCGCCTTTAACAAATCCTCAACAAAACCATCGCGAACAGTATCTCCCATGCCAATGTCAACACTGCGATAAGAAATGCCTAAACGATCCAAAGCAGAAATAATTTCACCAGTTAAAAAATACGGCCTATTAAAAAAAAGAACTTTGGGTTTCACATTTTGAAATTTAGGATATTTTACTTCCTGCCAGAAATCAGGAGTAGCATCAGCCTTTTCCGCAGCCTCAAGAGTATTAGCAATCGGTACATACCAATCTGGATCAAGACGCAAATATAATGGCATTTTAATAAGGTCAAACGAGCCTTCACCATTATCTTTCTGCCATTTACCAAGTTTGCCTAAAACTTCCGCAGGCTCTCCATCAAGCCATAAAACCTGTGGATGATCTCGAAAACAGTCAGCACCTGTCAGCGCCGCAATTTGAGGATCGCTATCAACGACAGCCACGGGACCGCGCTCAAGTAGTTTCTCAATACAAACACCTAATCCTGCCCCGAAAACAACAGGAAGTTTACCGCGGACTCCGTCAGATGCAGACGCAAGAGCTTCTTCGCGCTCAGCACCCTTACGCCCCCAAAGATGCCATACCTTGCCATCGATCAGAATTCGTACATCCACGAATTGACCGGAATCCTCAACAGGCGCGACAGTATATGCTCGTTTTGTCATATGTTTTCTTTAAATCATTTCAGCTAAGTGTGACAATGGTTGAATCACCATTTTTTGAATAACAACAAACATTCATAAATACCCAAAACAAGACTTGCCAATATTAAGGATATCATTATCCTATTTTTTCGGATTAATTATAAAAAAATTAACAGGATTAGTAATGACCAATACAACTGAATCAGCCCTCATAACAGACAGCATCATGCATAATTTGGATATGGATAATTGGGAAAGAAGCGAGCATTTTACTTTTTTCCAGTCCATGAAATCATGTCAGTACGGCTTTACCATACAACAGGACATCACAGAAGTTTGCGAGTTAAGAAAAAGAATCAAGTCATCCGCAAAATCAATCAGATTTTCAGATGCTCTTTATTTTTTCGCGACAAAAGCAGCCAACACCGTACCGGAACTGAGAACTAGAATTGTAGACGGAAAGCCTGTCATTTTTGATAAGATTCATCCAGCTTTCACATATATTCCAAAGGGACGTTCACTGCATGCAAACTGTTTGGCACAATACGCTGATAATTATGCAAAACTTACAGAAAACATAGAATTCTCACGTCAAAATGCGGATAAGAATCCAAGCCTGACACCTAAAGGCGGAGATAAACAAAATCTTTTATATTTCAGCATTAACAATGGAGTAGCTTTCACTTCTGCCACAAACCCTTGGGGTGACTGCAACGAAGACTCCGTTCCGAGAATACTATTCGGACAGGTTACAAAAAATGCAGAAGACAAAAAAATTCTGCCTGTCTCCATAGAACTGCTTCACAGTCTGGCCGATGGCAGACATATTGCCGAATTTTTTAAATTATTCGGAGAAATGTGCTCTAATCCAGAAAAATATATAAATGTTTAAAAAAACAGGTGGAAACTTTCTTATGAGAGTTTCCACCTGTAATGATTTTAATAAATTAAAAACTAATCGCTTAGTACTTCTTCAAAACAGTTCCATTTTCTTCTATATCTTTAGCGAGTAATTCCCGCATACGTCTGCACACAGGACCGGGTCTAACATCGTGAATCGGTTTTTTATTAAATCTGACTACCCCGACTGCATCATTTGACGTTCCGCAAACAATGACCTCTTTTGCGAGAAGTATGTCTTCCTCGGAAATGGCGCAATAATCAACAGGAACTTCATCAGCTATCAACTGAATAGCCCTAAGAATAGTTGTACCCGCAAGAGCATTCGTGAACTCTGGAACTTTAATCGTCCCGCCTGCATCAACAATACAGACATTCTCCGTTGCGCCCTCTGCTAAAAATCCAAGACGATCGAAACAGAAAGACATATCAAATCCTTCTTTCATTGCATCAAACTTCATTAAAACATTCGGTAGATAATCAATTGATTTGATTGTCGCCAAATAAGGCTGCTTTGCAGGGATCGAAGATTTAAAAGCAGTAAGCCCCTTTTCATACCATTCTTCAGACTTAGGTTCATATTTATAAACAACGACATATAATGAAGGAACCGGACACTCAAAAGGACTGATACCGAATCCCCCCCCTCCTCTGC is part of the Maridesulfovibrio ferrireducens genome and harbors:
- a CDS encoding YgdI/YgdR family lipoprotein, which produces MKKILGVLLVCIALFAFSGCGSTHYTVTKTDGSTIVSVGEPSYSDKSKSYELKDLDGDKVILKREDVKEIKENKD
- a CDS encoding glycosyltransferase, translated to MTGSFWDFLDTESRYRLLVSGHGKPHLMDTASRILNSAENGKENASLIDLGVDLLLTAWESSPLDGQLATNLLAINQQLNFLPVQLVETLSFVSSNNSVPENISFLQRLIAKDDKEKLLEYLGSQTVREPENIFWLSHFLDLSFFMGRYDLAQDAVSRGWPSAMKIIQNKYSGDVAFCSGDYELAENIYADVSEDTLIFGESLLRLAEVLDRMGRREEAMILWRDRMTARPWQVNTWFKVYDKIFESTGKKFLDGKVAVCLYTYEKAKDFNATMESLANSLLENVHVFALNNGSKDDTKQVLEHWKEKLGESLTVINLPVNIGAPAARNWLKNLDEIKGFDYVAYLDDDALIPEDWQAHFSRAVASYPDAGVWGCKVVNDGQEEVIQHADLHLRETPRDFKDSMRGFEFSYLDPHNQDLDYGQFDFCRPCVSVTGCFHLFRQSVLDEIGDFDLRYSPTQYDDVDHDLMLAVSGKSAVYQGSLKVLHKRKSGSAIALSSAAKGSGAGNMLKLESKYSTADALKIIKHDIKRLERDFTEKSLKIASVLQSMA
- a CDS encoding glycosyltransferase, producing MTKRAYTVAPVEDSGQFVDVRILIDGKVWHLWGRKGAEREEALASASDGVRGKLPVVFGAGLGVCIEKLLERGPVAVVDSDPQIAALTGADCFRDHPQVLWLDGEPAEVLGKLGKWQKDNGEGSFDLIKMPLYLRLDPDWYVPIANTLEAAEKADATPDFWQEVKYPKFQNVKPKVLFFNRPYFLTGEIISALDRLGISYRSVDIGMGDTVRDGFVEDLLKAVVEFKPDFALTVNHFGVDREGKLTDLLLKLKLPLASWFVDNPHLVLYRYENVSSELTSIFTYDAGNLSVMRDKGFDNVFYLPLATDPCRFKAGKAGKDLWRSKVSFVGNSMIDAVSSSLADANLPTNLRDRYPQLAAEFGNADDLSVEKYLKKRYPELLEIVEEFPADEQKLSFEALITWEATRQYRLSCIEAILDFNPLIVGDSGWHVLLDKNGWRYLPSLDYYADLPAFYPMSDVSFNCTSRQMKGAVNQRIFDVPACGGFILTDYREQMENLFEPDSEIISYSNVKEIPQIMERCLGDKKMREKVSAAARKRILSEHTYEHRLLSLLDKMRKTFG
- a CDS encoding CatA-like O-acetyltransferase is translated as MTNTTESALITDSIMHNLDMDNWERSEHFTFFQSMKSCQYGFTIQQDITEVCELRKRIKSSAKSIRFSDALYFFATKAANTVPELRTRIVDGKPVIFDKIHPAFTYIPKGRSLHANCLAQYADNYAKLTENIEFSRQNADKNPSLTPKGGDKQNLLYFSINNGVAFTSATNPWGDCNEDSVPRILFGQVTKNAEDKKILPVSIELLHSLADGRHIAEFFKLFGEMCSNPEKYINV
- a CDS encoding aminotransferase class IV gives rise to the protein MIKKVGSEEYIDAMLASMRAGTDKVCAFYEHRIGLVCTDPKLMLMPWDDHLVHRGDGVFETMKFVNGKLYQLDPHVRRMKRSASTIHLQPPCSWEELSDIILDVCGASGCESGLVRVMLGRGGGGFGISPFECPVPSLYVVVYKYEPKSEEWYEKGLTAFKSSIPAKQPYLATIKSIDYLPNVLMKFDAMKEGFDMSFCFDRLGFLAEGATENVCIVDAGGTIKVPEFTNALAGTTILRAIQLIADEVPVDYCAISEEDILLAKEVIVCGTSNDAVGVVRFNKKPIHDVRPGPVCRRMRELLAKDIEENGTVLKKY